The following is a genomic window from Desulforhopalus sp..
TGTTCGACCAGATGATCGCATTCTATGTCCGCAAGGGCTATCCCGTGCCGATCTCCAGCCAGGAGTTCCAGGTCGGACTTTCGCAGCGTTTCATCGAGCGTGACGGCATGTTTTTCCTGCCGGATCAGGTGGCCGAATACGACCGCAAGAAAATGACCTCGGGCGAACTCAAGCAGATGTCCATGTTCGTCTCTGACGAGGCATCCGCTATCCAGTGGCTCCGCCAGCTTATCAAGGAAAAACCACAGACGTTCTCCGACATCAATCCGCAGTTCATGCAGCAACTGGGTGGCTGGAGCAAAAACGAGGCCCAGCTCGACCTGCGCGAATTGCTGAACCAGAACTTTCTCTGTTACGACGGCAAAGGCCCGGTGCCCGAGCAGATCCACGCCTACCTCTCCACCAACTGGAAAGAGCTGCGCAACCTGCCCAAGGATGACCCGGCGCTGGTGACCAAAGCCCGTGACCGTTGGTATGTGCCCGATCCCAACAAGGCGGGCGACCTGGAGAAGCTGCGCGAGAAAGCGCTGCTCAAGGAGTTCGAGGAATACAAAGAGGTCAAGAAGAAACTCAAGGTCTTCCGCCTGGAAGCTGTCCGCGCCGGATTCAAGAAAGCCTGGCAGGAACGCGACTACGCCGTCATCGTCGCCGTGGCCGACAAGATCCCCAACAACGTCCTTGAAGAAGATCCTAAACTGCTCATGTGGTACGACCAGGCAGTAACACGAATGGGAGGCGAATAATGGCAAGAGCGGATTTACTAATTCGCCTTGTCCAATCCGGCATACGGGGCGACAAGGCCACATTTAGAAAGGTCGTCGAGGCGATCATCGCCGAAGAACGAACCAAGCAGCACAAGGTGCTGGCCGAGAAGCTCGAAGAGATGCTCAATACCGCACCGATTGAGCGTCCCGTTACCAATGGCGGTGGCCCTATGTTGGATCAGCGCATGGGCAACCTGTTCCATGAGGTCATGCCTCAACGAAAACTCTCGGATCTCATCCTGCCGGATGAGGTGCAGCAGATTTGCCAGGGCCTGATCCAGGAACAGCACAGGACCGACCTGCTCAGGTCATACAACCTGGAGCCCCGCAACCGCCTGCTCCTCATCGGACCGCCGGGCAATGGCAAGACGTCGTTGGCCGAGGCCATTGCAGAAGCACTGGTGGTTCCACTGCTTGTGGTTCGTTATGAGAGCGTCGTGGGTACATACCTGGGTGAGACCGCTGTCCGCCTGAAAAAACTGTTTGAGTATGCATCCACTCGGAAATGCGTCCTCTTTTTCGACGAGTTTGAAACCCTCGGCAAGGAACGCGGTGATCTGCACGAAACCGGTGAGATCAAACGCGTGGTGAGTTCGCTGCTCATGCAGATCGACAACCTGCCGAGCCATGTGATGGTCATAGGGGCAACCAATCATGCGGAACTGCTGGACCGTGCAGTATGGCGGCGCTTCCAGGTCCGCATGACACTGCCCGGCCCGACCCGTGCTCGCCTGACAGAGTGGTTCGAAAAATTCGAGCGCCGGATCAATATCCCTTTGGGATACGCGCCTGGCACTTTGGCCAAACGTCTCCAGGAATCGAATTTCGCGGAAGTCGAAGAGTTTGGCACGACCGTGTTCCGGCAGTATGTGCTCGAACAACCGAACGCCGACATGAAGGAAATCGTGTCCAAAACCCTCCAGCACTGGTCCGCCAGATCAGTCACAGTAGCTCAACAGGACGGACCGGAGGTGAAGGATGCCTGAACGCCCACTACTCCTTTTTCCGACGCCTGAGGTTACTTCCAAGTCGAATCTTGGCGGCGGAGGTGGTCGTTCGCATCTGCCGACACATTTTCGGCAAGGGGAAAGGCTGGCTCCAAAATTTACTCAGCTACAAGAAGCTGTTCGCGCCCGTAACATTGAGATCCAGCAAGCTGTGACGGGCATAGACCCTGAACAGGTCCTTGTTATGGAAACCATCGGGAGCGTCGAGGATTTCGCCAATGCTGTGAAGCGTATCGATGGCTTTGAGTGGATGGGTGAATTTGAGATCGACGAAATAGGCCCTGATCAGGACTTCTTCGATGAAAAACATCCGGAGAAGGAGCTGAGTGGCCGCTTATACATGGTCATGACCAATCAGAGAGCTCTGGATGAGATGCTCTCCATGTGGCGTCGATATACGGACCAGGAGGACCCAAAACAGAAATTCGACGGTGGGCTCACGAAGTTTCGTGATGTATTTCTGCGCTTGAAAGATATTCGCCGGTGGGACGTCAAAGACAGGCTTCTGGAGACCGGGGTGATTGATGCCTGGCGAGAAGATCTGGAGCATGACGGCGGCAGGCTTATACGGTTTGAAGTCGAACTTTGGTTTCGAAACAGCGAAGAGAAGAGAAGCCAAAGCTCAGCAATTGTCGCGAGTCTGATCCAGCAACTCGGCGGGCATGTCTTAGCTGAGTCACTGCATGAGGGCATTGCCTATCATGGCATATTGGCCGAGTTGCCAGCCAATGCCATCCAGGCCGTTGTCGATAATCCGAATACAGAACTGGTGAAATGTGACAGCGTCATGTTCTTTCGGCCTGTCGGACAGATGCTTGCCGGGGAGGGACTTCTCGAAGACGAAGCAGTCTATTCTGATCTTGAAGAACATTCACTGCCGGATGGAGAGCCGGTAATTGCTGTTTTTGATGGGCTTCCATTGGCAAATCATCGACTCTTGAATGGAAGGCTAATCGTCGATGACCCTGACAATGTAGAAAGCACCTATAACGCCAATGAGCGCGTGCATGGCACATCGATGGCGTCTCTGATCGTCCACGGTGACCTTAACGATGGGCTGCGGCCATTAGGACGACCAGTGTATGTTCGTCCGATTATGCAGCCGATTCCAAATGATTTTCGGGCACCTCGCCGTGAACATATTCCGGATGACGTCCTGCTTGTGGACCTCATTCACCGATCCGTGAAAAGGCTATTTGAAGGCGATGGTTCAGAAGGCCCGGTGGCCCCTTCTGTAAGGGTGATCAATTTATCGATTGGTGATCCATATAGACAGTTCCTGCAGTCCATGAGCCCTGTAGCAAGGCTACTGGATTGGCTCAGTCTCACCTATGGTGTGCTTTTTATTGTAAGTGCTGGGAATCAGTCAGACGCTATACAACTTGGGATTTCACGGACCGAATTCGAATCTTCAGATCCCCAGGAGCAAGAAACTGCTGTTGTTAAAGCGCTTTTTTCAGATGCCCGGAATCGCAAGCTTCTCTCACCAGCTGAGAGTATCAACGGGCTGACGGTTGGTTCAGTCCAATACGATTCGTCTCACTTCGGGGCGGTCAATAACAGATTCAACCCGTTTTTGCAGTTTTTGCCGAGCCCGGTTTCAGCGTTCGGCAGTGGTTATCGCAGAGCGATCAAGCCGGATATTGTCTTCCCGGGAGGCAGGGTCCTGTACCAGGAAGATCTCAGGTCTTCACGGCGAGATAACTACGTCATAAAGCCGGTCGAACCCTCGATCCGGAATACTCCGCCAGGCAACAAAGCCGCTATCCCTGCTCGGCAATCTGGAAGCCTTGAAGGTATTGCCTATTCTTGTGGAACCAGCAATGCCGCTGCTTTGATGAGTCGTGCCGCTGGTATTTGTTACGACTCACTTCAACAAATCTTTGAAGAACAAGCTACGGAAGTTGATGCTCGTATTCACGAGGCCCCTTTACTGAAAGCCATGCTCGTTCATGGCTGTGCATGGGGAGATGTTGGCGCTCAAGTCGGGGACCTGCTGCGCACGCCAGAGAACAATCGACAGTTAAGCGGACTTGTGAGCAGGTGGATGGGCTATGGCGTTCCTCAAGTAGACCGCGTACTGGATTGTACTGAGCAGCGAGCCACCTTATTGGGCTTTGGGCAGCTTTCTGATGGCGAGGCCCATGTGTTCAGATTGCCGTTGCCGCCTTCTTTAGGCGCTCGGCCTGAATGGCGACGGCTGACCGTTACCATGGCATGGCTTTCGCCAATATCCGCAGGGACACAAAAGTATAGAACAGCAAGTCTATGGTTCGAGGTCGGCGGAGTTGTGCCTGCTAAAGATAGAAAAGAAAGCTGCAGCGGGACCGACGGCTGGCGTGCAGTAAGGCGGGGAACAGTACAACACGAAGTGTTTGAAGGCCAGAGAGCGGAGCCGTTCATCGACGGGGAAGTTATCGAAATCAAAGTGAACTGCCGGGAAGACGCAGGGAAAATTCATAACCCTGTCGCGTATGGATTGACCGTGTCGCTGGAGGTAGCCGAGGGCGTCGACATCGCTGTTTACAACGAAATCAGAACTCGCATTGCACCTGCGATTCAGATTCAGCAGGCAACAGATCAAGGTAGAGGGTAATTAGCGGATGGAGTCGCTTTGGCAATACAGCACCGTTCATAACAGCGCCTGCAAGGTCATCGAAGAACAGACCTTGTGGGGGCAGACGGTGTGCCGTGTCTGGTTGCCGAACCAGGACGCGGTAGTGCGCGTGCCCCGCTCCGCCTTGCGGCCGCTGAGTGCCGATCTGCAGCCGGAGATCGAGGCCGGGCGCATTGCCTATGTGGCCGCCGCAGCCAAGGTGGCCGAGGTGCTCGAAGGTTCCACCAGCGCCACCGAGGGCCATGTATTGCTGGCTCCCATGGAGTCCAACGTCATTCCGCTGCCGCACCAGATACACGCCTTGTCCCGGGCCATCTCCGGTGACCGCGTGCGCTACCTGCTGGCCGACGAGGTGGGTCTCGGCAAGACCATCGAGGCCGGGCTGGTCATGCGCGAGCTCAAACTGCGCGGACTGGTGCGTCGGACATTGGTCGTCTCGCCGAAGGGAATCGCTACCCAGTGGGTGGCGGAAATGCAGACCCACTTCAACGAGCAGTTCCAGCTCGTGCTGGGCGACGACATCGGCACATTGCAACGCCTGGCTCCAGGGGCGGATCACCGGAGCTCAGCCTGGTCGATGTTTGATCAGGTCATCGTCTCCCTGGATTCGGTCAAACCCATGGACAAGCGGCGCGGCTGGACCGCCGAGCGCGTCGCCGAATACAACCACAGCCGGTTCGAGGATCTGATTACCGCCGGTTGGGATCTGGTGATCGTGGACGAAGCGCACCGCCTTGGTGGCAGCACCGATCAGGTCGCCCGCTACAAACTCGGCAAGGGGCTGGCGGAAGCCGCGCCCTATGTGCTGCTCCTTTCGGCGACTCCCCACCAGGGGAAGACCGATGCCTTCCATCGGCTGATGAACCTGCTGGATGACGATGCCTTTCCGGATATGGACAGCGTCTCCCGCGACCGGGTGGCTCCGTATGTCATCCGTACCGAGAAGCGCAAGGCCATCGATGCCGACGGCAAGCCGCTCTTCAAACCCCGGCGGACGCAGATGGCCCCGGTGGCCTGGGAGAGCCGTCATCGCCTGCAGCAGCTCCTTTACGAAGCGGTGACCGACTATGTGCGCGAGGGCTACAACCAGGCCCTGCGCGAGAAAAAGCGCCATATCGGCTTCCTGATGATCCTGATGCAGCGTCTGGTGGTCTCCAGCACCCGGGCGATCCGCATTACGCTGGAACGACGGCTCGCGGCGCTCAAGGAAGGCGAACAGCAGGCCAGCCTGCGCCTGGCGGAGCTGGAAAACGGTACGGAGGGATCGGAAAGCCCAGACGATGAAATGGCCGAGCTGTATGACATGGACGGCCAGGAGCTGCTCGATGAGCTGCTGAAATCCCACGTGTCGGCTCTGCAGAGCGAAGGAAGCCATGTTGAGACCCTGCTCGAAGCGGCGGTCCGTTGTGAGCAGGCGGGTCCGGATGCCAAGGCCGAGGCTCTGATCGAGTGGATCTACAAGCTGCAAGCCGAGGAAAACGAACCGGATCTGAAGGTGCTGATCTTCACCGAGTTCGTGCCGACCCAGCAGATGCTGAAGGAGTTTCTGGAAGCCCGGGGAATCTCGGTGGTCACCCTGAACGGCTCCATGGCCATGGAGGAACGTGGGGCAGCCCAGGATGCCTTCCGCAAATCGCACCGCGTATTGGTCTCCACCGATGCGGGCGGTGAGGGTCTGAACCTGCAGTTCGCCCATGTCATCATCAACTACGACATTCCCTGGAACCCCATGCGGCTAGAGCAGCGTATCGGCCGCGTGGACCGTATCGGCCAGCCCAAAACCGTACAGGCGATCAATTTCGTATTTGAGGATTCAGTCGAGTTCCGGGTCCGCGAAGTTCTGGAGCAGAAGCTCTCGGTGATCTTCGACGAGTTCGGCATCGACAAGACCGGCGACGTGCTCGACTCGGCGCAGGCCGGTGAGTTGTTCGAGGATGTGTTCGCCTCGGCCATCCTTAATCCTGACGGCATCGAAACCTCCGTCGATCACACGGTGGCCAGGATTCGGGATGAGATTCAGCAGGTGCGCGAGGCCTCCGCCATCTACGGCATATCCGAAGAGCCGGATGTGCAAACCGCTGAGCGTCTGCGCTCGCATCCGCTGCCCCACTGGGTGGAACGGATGACGGTGGGCTACCTCAATTCACACGGCGGCGCAGCCAGTCGCAAGCGCTCATGGTGGGATCTGAATTGGCCGGATGGCCAGGAACACCGCAAAGCCGTATTCAGCGCTCGGGAAGCGGATCGTCTAACCGACGCAACCCTGCTCAATCTCGAAAACAGCCGTGTCCGTGGTCTTGCCCTGAACCTGCCCCAGGTCGCGGCAGGTCAGCCATTGCCGTGCGTAACCGTAAGCGGGCTGCCAGCCAGCATCTCCGGACTCTGGGGGCTCTTTGAGATCCGTCTTCAGGCCGGAATGCACCAGAAGACACAACTCCTGCGCATCCCCATGGTGCGGCGTGGCTATGTCAGCGTGTTTTTGAGCGAGGAAGGCAAACTGTTTCTGCCCACGGCCCGGCATATCTGGGATGCGCTGCAGACAGCGGAAGCCGAGGTGCAAGCCACCCTCGGGCAGGATGACTCTATCACCGCCCATGAGCGTTTGCAGATTGCTGCCGAACAGGCCGGACAGGAGCTATTCGATGCCCTGCAGCAGGCGCACCTCGCCTCGGTGAACAGGGAAGAGGAACGCGGCATGGTCGCCTTCACCTCTCGGCGCAAGGCCATCGAACGAGTTGGGCTGCCCGAAGTGCGCCAGTACCGTCTGGCCCGCTGCGCTGCTGAGGAAAATGAGTGGCGGCATGAACTGCAATCAGCGCGGCAGATCGTACCGGAAATCCGGTCTCTGCTGATGCTGCGGATCATCAAGGGAG
Proteins encoded in this region:
- a CDS encoding ATP-binding protein — encoded protein: MARADLLIRLVQSGIRGDKATFRKVVEAIIAEERTKQHKVLAEKLEEMLNTAPIERPVTNGGGPMLDQRMGNLFHEVMPQRKLSDLILPDEVQQICQGLIQEQHRTDLLRSYNLEPRNRLLLIGPPGNGKTSLAEAIAEALVVPLLVVRYESVVGTYLGETAVRLKKLFEYASTRKCVLFFDEFETLGKERGDLHETGEIKRVVSSLLMQIDNLPSHVMVIGATNHAELLDRAVWRRFQVRMTLPGPTRARLTEWFEKFERRINIPLGYAPGTLAKRLQESNFAEVEEFGTTVFRQYVLEQPNADMKEIVSKTLQHWSARSVTVAQQDGPEVKDA
- a CDS encoding DEAD/DEAH box helicase, which translates into the protein MESLWQYSTVHNSACKVIEEQTLWGQTVCRVWLPNQDAVVRVPRSALRPLSADLQPEIEAGRIAYVAAAAKVAEVLEGSTSATEGHVLLAPMESNVIPLPHQIHALSRAISGDRVRYLLADEVGLGKTIEAGLVMRELKLRGLVRRTLVVSPKGIATQWVAEMQTHFNEQFQLVLGDDIGTLQRLAPGADHRSSAWSMFDQVIVSLDSVKPMDKRRGWTAERVAEYNHSRFEDLITAGWDLVIVDEAHRLGGSTDQVARYKLGKGLAEAAPYVLLLSATPHQGKTDAFHRLMNLLDDDAFPDMDSVSRDRVAPYVIRTEKRKAIDADGKPLFKPRRTQMAPVAWESRHRLQQLLYEAVTDYVREGYNQALREKKRHIGFLMILMQRLVVSSTRAIRITLERRLAALKEGEQQASLRLAELENGTEGSESPDDEMAELYDMDGQELLDELLKSHVSALQSEGSHVETLLEAAVRCEQAGPDAKAEALIEWIYKLQAEENEPDLKVLIFTEFVPTQQMLKEFLEARGISVVTLNGSMAMEERGAAQDAFRKSHRVLVSTDAGGEGLNLQFAHVIINYDIPWNPMRLEQRIGRVDRIGQPKTVQAINFVFEDSVEFRVREVLEQKLSVIFDEFGIDKTGDVLDSAQAGELFEDVFASAILNPDGIETSVDHTVARIRDEIQQVREASAIYGISEEPDVQTAERLRSHPLPHWVERMTVGYLNSHGGAASRKRSWWDLNWPDGQEHRKAVFSAREADRLTDATLLNLENSRVRGLALNLPQVAAGQPLPCVTVSGLPASISGLWGLFEIRLQAGMHQKTQLLRIPMVRRGYVSVFLSEEGKLFLPTARHIWDALQTAEAEVQATLGQDDSITAHERLQIAAEQAGQELFDALQQAHLASVNREEERGMVAFTSRRKAIERVGLPEVRQYRLARCAAEENEWRHELQSARQIVPEIRSLLMLRIIKGGAQ
- a CDS encoding S8 family peptidase gives rise to the protein MPERPLLLFPTPEVTSKSNLGGGGGRSHLPTHFRQGERLAPKFTQLQEAVRARNIEIQQAVTGIDPEQVLVMETIGSVEDFANAVKRIDGFEWMGEFEIDEIGPDQDFFDEKHPEKELSGRLYMVMTNQRALDEMLSMWRRYTDQEDPKQKFDGGLTKFRDVFLRLKDIRRWDVKDRLLETGVIDAWREDLEHDGGRLIRFEVELWFRNSEEKRSQSSAIVASLIQQLGGHVLAESLHEGIAYHGILAELPANAIQAVVDNPNTELVKCDSVMFFRPVGQMLAGEGLLEDEAVYSDLEEHSLPDGEPVIAVFDGLPLANHRLLNGRLIVDDPDNVESTYNANERVHGTSMASLIVHGDLNDGLRPLGRPVYVRPIMQPIPNDFRAPRREHIPDDVLLVDLIHRSVKRLFEGDGSEGPVAPSVRVINLSIGDPYRQFLQSMSPVARLLDWLSLTYGVLFIVSAGNQSDAIQLGISRTEFESSDPQEQETAVVKALFSDARNRKLLSPAESINGLTVGSVQYDSSHFGAVNNRFNPFLQFLPSPVSAFGSGYRRAIKPDIVFPGGRVLYQEDLRSSRRDNYVIKPVEPSIRNTPPGNKAAIPARQSGSLEGIAYSCGTSNAAALMSRAAGICYDSLQQIFEEQATEVDARIHEAPLLKAMLVHGCAWGDVGAQVGDLLRTPENNRQLSGLVSRWMGYGVPQVDRVLDCTEQRATLLGFGQLSDGEAHVFRLPLPPSLGARPEWRRLTVTMAWLSPISAGTQKYRTASLWFEVGGVVPAKDRKESCSGTDGWRAVRRGTVQHEVFEGQRAEPFIDGEVIEIKVNCREDAGKIHNPVAYGLTVSLEVAEGVDIAVYNEIRTRIAPAIQIQQATDQGRG